In Brachypodium distachyon strain Bd21 chromosome 2, Brachypodium_distachyon_v3.0, whole genome shotgun sequence, one genomic interval encodes:
- the LOC100821910 gene encoding uncharacterized protein LOC100821910 isoform X1: protein MRRTKKRGGGLAGRSHKSTTPPNGKGGATDLVTSFIEKIRRTKRRGDDFTRRSHKSIRGCNGSGKTTESMALLRDLHEENWTRLSDDDFARRLHKSIRGCNGSGKITESMALGDLHGDSNRYDWTRLSDELKSSLSRSVVSLALCNGDTVLFACSSIAVDCQENHTRFLTSATLARAFISGDKRKFHDNLKIKVRHEGNEVYEGVLSEYDLYHNFAIVIINTSLDVHVGLFKHRVENRPHGMVLALARGISGTLIPTNVILASEDHDAHCQMSEVLEGGPLFTFDGNFVGMNLFLVIVKAYFVSRSSILDWLNCKSLQKKTYLPRSKSLKAARFGSRLTCDKLNGHSEVQRPIHRDDMTSGYCRDLESLGYPQPQIDMVDDGMILVNTFEDPFGDAYPEGVWHEFSKSASSDIDRYVVALASFKGWKRHFACTGFFIEWNGSTTILTSASLVRSSSDENKTDEDLRIEVLLPNKRRIEGILEHYSLHYNVALVGVRNCRVVRPSSIQPYRFGRSKVASVGRCFISGALMATSGRLVSWSGTLDCRYTVRSSCKITKAGIGGPLVDMRDGKVIGMDFYDKRIGTPFLLWKDIGNILAHFAGKSKQAGEVGREDCDPSSARFWKMEGDDSDCPSRWPVPEPCWLRPDDLVEDESEDDDESGIQYGYSGGRKVLYL, encoded by the exons ATGAGGAGAACTAAGAAGAGGGGTGGTGGTCTCGCAGGGAGATCGCATAAGAGCACAACACCTCCCAATGGTAAAGGAGGGGCGACTGATTTAGTGACCTCAT TCATAGAAAAGATACGTAGAACTAAGAGGAGGGGTGATGATTTCACAAGAAGATCGCATAAGAGTATAAGAGGTTGCAATGGTAGTGGAAAGACAACTGAGTCAATGGCCTTATTAC GTGACTTGCATGAGGAGAACTGGACGAGGCTCAGTGATGATGATTTCGCAAGAAGATTGCATAAGAGTATAAGAGGTTGCAATGGTAGTGGAAAGATAACTGAGTCAATGGCCTTAG GTGACTTGCATGGGGACTCTAACCGATATGACTGGACTAGGCTCAGTGATGAACTCAAGTCAAGTTTGTCTAGAAGTGTTGTGTCGCTTGCTCTGTGCAATG GAGACACAGTGTTATTTGCATGCTCAAGCATAGCTGTAGACTGCCAGGAGAATCATACAAGGTTTTTGACTTCAGCAACTTTGGCCAGAGCTTTCATCAGCGGtgataaaagaaaattccATGATAACTTAAAG ATTAAAGTGCGCCATGAAGGCAATGAAGTGTACGAGGGTGTTTTGTCTGAATATGATTTATATCACAACTTTGCTATtgtcatcatcaacacctCCCTCGATGTTCATGTTGGACTTTTCAAACATAGGGTGGAAAATCGGCCCCATGGTATGGTGCTAGCTTTAGCGCGTGGCATCTCTGGCACATTAATACCCACAAATGTGATACTCGCTAGTGAAGATCATGATGCTCATTGCCAAATGTCAGAG GTTCTGGAAGGTGGACCACTTTTTACTTTTGATGGGAACTTTGTTGGCATGAACCTTTTTTTGGTTATTGTAAAAGCCTATTTCGTATCACGGAGCTCAATTCTCGATTGGCTGAATTGTAAATCCCTGCAAAAGAAGACATATCTTCCTCGTTCAAAAAGTTTAAAGGCAGCCAG GTTTGGATCCAGACTCACATGTGACAAATTGAATGGCCATTCAGAAG TACAACGACCAATACACAGAGATGATATGACCAGCGGATATTGTAGGGATCTAGAGTCCCTGGGTTACCCTCAGCCACAAATAGACATGGTCGATG ATGGCATGATTTTGGTTAATACTTTTGAAGATCCTTTTGGTGATGCATATCCAGAAGGTGTCTGGCATGAATTCAGTAAAAGTGCTTCTTCTGACATAGATCGCTATGTTGTCGCACTAGCTTCATTTAAAG GATGGAAAAGGCATTTCGCATGCACGGGTTTTTTTATTGAATGGAATGGATCTACTACTATTCTGACATCAGCGAGCTTGGTTAGAAGTTCTAGTGATGAAAACAAGACTGATGAAGATCTGAGG ATTGAAGTGTTGCTTCCCAACAAACGGCGCATAGAGGGCATCCTAGAGCATTACAGTCTGCATTACAATGTTGCCCTAGTAGGTGTCAGGAATTGCCGTGTTGTTCGACCATCAAGTATTCAGCCTTACCGGTTTGGGCGTTCTAAAGTGGCATCTGTAGGGCGTTGTTTCATATCAGGCGCGTTAATGGCCACAAGTGGGCGGCTTGTTTCCTGGTCAGGCACGCTTGACTGCAGGTACACTGTACGATCGTCGTGTAAAATCACCAAG GCTGGGATCGGAGGACCACTTGTTGATATGCGGGATGGAAAAGTTATTGGCATGGACTTCTATGATAAGAGAATAGGAACCCCATTCCTTCTCTGGAAAGATATTGGCAACATTCTGGCACATTTTGCAGGAAAAAG TAAGCAGGCTGGCGAAGTTGGGCGTGAGGATTGTGATCCCTCTAGTGCCCGTTTTTGGAAAATGGAAGGAGATGACAGTGATTGTCCAAGCAG GTGGCCTGTGCCTGAGCCATGTTGGCTTCGTCCTGACGATTTGGTTGAAGATGAATCTGAGGATGACGATGAGTCGGGAATTCAATATGGGTACTCAGGTGGAAGAAAAGTTCTATATTTGTAG
- the LOC100821910 gene encoding uncharacterized protein LOC100821910 isoform X2, whose product MRRTKKRGGGLAGRSHKSTTPPNGKGGATDLVTSFIEKIRRTKRRGDDFTRRSHKSIRGCNGSGKTTESMALLRDLHEENWTRLSDDDFARRLHKSIRGCNGSGKITESMALGDLHGDSNRYDWTRLSDELKSSLSRSVVSLALCNGDTVLFACSSIAVDCQENHTRFLTSATLARAFISGDKRKFHDNLKIKVRHEGNEVYEGVLSEYDLYHNFAIVIINTSLDVHVGLFKHRVENRPHGMVLALARGISGTLIPTNVILASEDHDAHCQMSEVLEGGPLFTFDGNFVGMNLFLVIVKAYFVSRSSILDWLNCKSLQKKTYLPRSKSLKAARFGSRLTCDKLNGHSEVQRPIHRDDMTSGYCRDLESLGYPQPQIDMVDDPFGDAYPEGVWHEFSKSASSDIDRYVVALASFKGWKRHFACTGFFIEWNGSTTILTSASLVRSSSDENKTDEDLRIEVLLPNKRRIEGILEHYSLHYNVALVGVRNCRVVRPSSIQPYRFGRSKVASVGRCFISGALMATSGRLVSWSGTLDCRYTVRSSCKITKAGIGGPLVDMRDGKVIGMDFYDKRIGTPFLLWKDIGNILAHFAGKSKQAGEVGREDCDPSSARFWKMEGDDSDCPSRWPVPEPCWLRPDDLVEDESEDDDESGIQYGYSGGRKVLYL is encoded by the exons ATGAGGAGAACTAAGAAGAGGGGTGGTGGTCTCGCAGGGAGATCGCATAAGAGCACAACACCTCCCAATGGTAAAGGAGGGGCGACTGATTTAGTGACCTCAT TCATAGAAAAGATACGTAGAACTAAGAGGAGGGGTGATGATTTCACAAGAAGATCGCATAAGAGTATAAGAGGTTGCAATGGTAGTGGAAAGACAACTGAGTCAATGGCCTTATTAC GTGACTTGCATGAGGAGAACTGGACGAGGCTCAGTGATGATGATTTCGCAAGAAGATTGCATAAGAGTATAAGAGGTTGCAATGGTAGTGGAAAGATAACTGAGTCAATGGCCTTAG GTGACTTGCATGGGGACTCTAACCGATATGACTGGACTAGGCTCAGTGATGAACTCAAGTCAAGTTTGTCTAGAAGTGTTGTGTCGCTTGCTCTGTGCAATG GAGACACAGTGTTATTTGCATGCTCAAGCATAGCTGTAGACTGCCAGGAGAATCATACAAGGTTTTTGACTTCAGCAACTTTGGCCAGAGCTTTCATCAGCGGtgataaaagaaaattccATGATAACTTAAAG ATTAAAGTGCGCCATGAAGGCAATGAAGTGTACGAGGGTGTTTTGTCTGAATATGATTTATATCACAACTTTGCTATtgtcatcatcaacacctCCCTCGATGTTCATGTTGGACTTTTCAAACATAGGGTGGAAAATCGGCCCCATGGTATGGTGCTAGCTTTAGCGCGTGGCATCTCTGGCACATTAATACCCACAAATGTGATACTCGCTAGTGAAGATCATGATGCTCATTGCCAAATGTCAGAG GTTCTGGAAGGTGGACCACTTTTTACTTTTGATGGGAACTTTGTTGGCATGAACCTTTTTTTGGTTATTGTAAAAGCCTATTTCGTATCACGGAGCTCAATTCTCGATTGGCTGAATTGTAAATCCCTGCAAAAGAAGACATATCTTCCTCGTTCAAAAAGTTTAAAGGCAGCCAG GTTTGGATCCAGACTCACATGTGACAAATTGAATGGCCATTCAGAAG TACAACGACCAATACACAGAGATGATATGACCAGCGGATATTGTAGGGATCTAGAGTCCCTGGGTTACCCTCAGCCACAAATAGACATGGTCGATG ATCCTTTTGGTGATGCATATCCAGAAGGTGTCTGGCATGAATTCAGTAAAAGTGCTTCTTCTGACATAGATCGCTATGTTGTCGCACTAGCTTCATTTAAAG GATGGAAAAGGCATTTCGCATGCACGGGTTTTTTTATTGAATGGAATGGATCTACTACTATTCTGACATCAGCGAGCTTGGTTAGAAGTTCTAGTGATGAAAACAAGACTGATGAAGATCTGAGG ATTGAAGTGTTGCTTCCCAACAAACGGCGCATAGAGGGCATCCTAGAGCATTACAGTCTGCATTACAATGTTGCCCTAGTAGGTGTCAGGAATTGCCGTGTTGTTCGACCATCAAGTATTCAGCCTTACCGGTTTGGGCGTTCTAAAGTGGCATCTGTAGGGCGTTGTTTCATATCAGGCGCGTTAATGGCCACAAGTGGGCGGCTTGTTTCCTGGTCAGGCACGCTTGACTGCAGGTACACTGTACGATCGTCGTGTAAAATCACCAAG GCTGGGATCGGAGGACCACTTGTTGATATGCGGGATGGAAAAGTTATTGGCATGGACTTCTATGATAAGAGAATAGGAACCCCATTCCTTCTCTGGAAAGATATTGGCAACATTCTGGCACATTTTGCAGGAAAAAG TAAGCAGGCTGGCGAAGTTGGGCGTGAGGATTGTGATCCCTCTAGTGCCCGTTTTTGGAAAATGGAAGGAGATGACAGTGATTGTCCAAGCAG GTGGCCTGTGCCTGAGCCATGTTGGCTTCGTCCTGACGATTTGGTTGAAGATGAATCTGAGGATGACGATGAGTCGGGAATTCAATATGGGTACTCAGGTGGAAGAAAAGTTCTATATTTGTAG
- the LOC100821910 gene encoding uncharacterized protein LOC100821910 isoform X3 produces MRRTKKRGGGLAGRSHKSTTPPNGKGGATDLVTSFIEKIRRTKRRGDDFTRRSHKSIRGCNGSGKTTESMALLRDLHEENWTRLSDDDFARRLHKSIRGCNGSGKITESMALGDLHGDSNRYDWTRLSDELKSSLSRSVVSLALCNGDTVLFACSSIAVDCQENHTRFLTSATLARAFISGDKRKFHDNLKIKVRHEGNEVVENRPHGMVLALARGISGTLIPTNVILASEDHDAHCQMSEVLEGGPLFTFDGNFVGMNLFLVIVKAYFVSRSSILDWLNCKSLQKKTYLPRSKSLKAARFGSRLTCDKLNGHSEVQRPIHRDDMTSGYCRDLESLGYPQPQIDMVDDGMILVNTFEDPFGDAYPEGVWHEFSKSASSDIDRYVVALASFKGWKRHFACTGFFIEWNGSTTILTSASLVRSSSDENKTDEDLRIEVLLPNKRRIEGILEHYSLHYNVALVGVRNCRVVRPSSIQPYRFGRSKVASVGRCFISGALMATSGRLVSWSGTLDCRYTVRSSCKITKAGIGGPLVDMRDGKVIGMDFYDKRIGTPFLLWKDIGNILAHFAGKSKQAGEVGREDCDPSSARFWKMEGDDSDCPSRWPVPEPCWLRPDDLVEDESEDDDESGIQYGYSGGRKVLYL; encoded by the exons ATGAGGAGAACTAAGAAGAGGGGTGGTGGTCTCGCAGGGAGATCGCATAAGAGCACAACACCTCCCAATGGTAAAGGAGGGGCGACTGATTTAGTGACCTCAT TCATAGAAAAGATACGTAGAACTAAGAGGAGGGGTGATGATTTCACAAGAAGATCGCATAAGAGTATAAGAGGTTGCAATGGTAGTGGAAAGACAACTGAGTCAATGGCCTTATTAC GTGACTTGCATGAGGAGAACTGGACGAGGCTCAGTGATGATGATTTCGCAAGAAGATTGCATAAGAGTATAAGAGGTTGCAATGGTAGTGGAAAGATAACTGAGTCAATGGCCTTAG GTGACTTGCATGGGGACTCTAACCGATATGACTGGACTAGGCTCAGTGATGAACTCAAGTCAAGTTTGTCTAGAAGTGTTGTGTCGCTTGCTCTGTGCAATG GAGACACAGTGTTATTTGCATGCTCAAGCATAGCTGTAGACTGCCAGGAGAATCATACAAGGTTTTTGACTTCAGCAACTTTGGCCAGAGCTTTCATCAGCGGtgataaaagaaaattccATGATAACTTAAAG ATTAAAGTGCGCCATGAAGGCAATGAAGT GGTGGAAAATCGGCCCCATGGTATGGTGCTAGCTTTAGCGCGTGGCATCTCTGGCACATTAATACCCACAAATGTGATACTCGCTAGTGAAGATCATGATGCTCATTGCCAAATGTCAGAG GTTCTGGAAGGTGGACCACTTTTTACTTTTGATGGGAACTTTGTTGGCATGAACCTTTTTTTGGTTATTGTAAAAGCCTATTTCGTATCACGGAGCTCAATTCTCGATTGGCTGAATTGTAAATCCCTGCAAAAGAAGACATATCTTCCTCGTTCAAAAAGTTTAAAGGCAGCCAG GTTTGGATCCAGACTCACATGTGACAAATTGAATGGCCATTCAGAAG TACAACGACCAATACACAGAGATGATATGACCAGCGGATATTGTAGGGATCTAGAGTCCCTGGGTTACCCTCAGCCACAAATAGACATGGTCGATG ATGGCATGATTTTGGTTAATACTTTTGAAGATCCTTTTGGTGATGCATATCCAGAAGGTGTCTGGCATGAATTCAGTAAAAGTGCTTCTTCTGACATAGATCGCTATGTTGTCGCACTAGCTTCATTTAAAG GATGGAAAAGGCATTTCGCATGCACGGGTTTTTTTATTGAATGGAATGGATCTACTACTATTCTGACATCAGCGAGCTTGGTTAGAAGTTCTAGTGATGAAAACAAGACTGATGAAGATCTGAGG ATTGAAGTGTTGCTTCCCAACAAACGGCGCATAGAGGGCATCCTAGAGCATTACAGTCTGCATTACAATGTTGCCCTAGTAGGTGTCAGGAATTGCCGTGTTGTTCGACCATCAAGTATTCAGCCTTACCGGTTTGGGCGTTCTAAAGTGGCATCTGTAGGGCGTTGTTTCATATCAGGCGCGTTAATGGCCACAAGTGGGCGGCTTGTTTCCTGGTCAGGCACGCTTGACTGCAGGTACACTGTACGATCGTCGTGTAAAATCACCAAG GCTGGGATCGGAGGACCACTTGTTGATATGCGGGATGGAAAAGTTATTGGCATGGACTTCTATGATAAGAGAATAGGAACCCCATTCCTTCTCTGGAAAGATATTGGCAACATTCTGGCACATTTTGCAGGAAAAAG TAAGCAGGCTGGCGAAGTTGGGCGTGAGGATTGTGATCCCTCTAGTGCCCGTTTTTGGAAAATGGAAGGAGATGACAGTGATTGTCCAAGCAG GTGGCCTGTGCCTGAGCCATGTTGGCTTCGTCCTGACGATTTGGTTGAAGATGAATCTGAGGATGACGATGAGTCGGGAATTCAATATGGGTACTCAGGTGGAAGAAAAGTTCTATATTTGTAG